A portion of the Zootoca vivipara chromosome 6, rZooViv1.1, whole genome shotgun sequence genome contains these proteins:
- the ENO1 gene encoding alpha-enolase isoform X1, with amino-acid sequence MSILRIHAREIFDSRGNPTVEVDLHTSKGLFRAAVPSGASTGIYEALELRDNDKTRFLGKGVSKAVEHVNKTIAPALVNKNISVVEQEKIDKLMLDMDGSENKSKFGANAILGVSLAVCKAGAAEKGVPLYRHIADLAGNQDVILPVPAFNVINGGSHAGNKLAMQEFMILPVGAESFKEAMRIGAEVYHNLKNVIKEKYGKDATNVGDEGGFAPNILENKEALELLKTAISKAGYTDKIVIGMDVAASEFYRDGKYDLDFKSPDDPSRYITPDQLADLYKGFVKNYPLVSIEDPFDQDDWAAWKKFTASAGIQVVGDDLTVTNPKRIAKAVEEKSCNCLLLKVNQIGSVTESLQACKLAQSNGWGVMVSHRSGETEDTFIADLVVGLCTGQIKTGAPCRSERLAKYNQLLRIEEELGNKARFAGRNFRNPRVN; translated from the exons ATGTCCATTCTCAGGATCCATGCTCGCGAAATCTTTGACTCCCGTGGGAACCCCACTGTTGAGGTAGACCTGCACACCAGCAAAG gtCTCTTCAGAGCTGCTGTTCCAAGCGGAGCTTCGACTGGGATCTATGAAGCCCTGGAACTGCGCGACAATGACAAGACTCGTTTCCTGGGGAAAG GTGTCTCAAAAGCTGTTGAGCACGTCAATAAAACAATTGCCCCTGCACTGGTTAACAAG AACATCAGTGTTGTGGAGCAGGAGAAGATCGACAAGCTGATGCTGGATATGGACGGGTCAGAGAACAAGT CCAAGTTTGGtgcaaatgcaattctgggcgTCTCCCTGGCTGTCTGCAAGGCTGGTGCTGCTGAGAAGGGGGTCCCCTTGTACCGCCACATTGCTGATCTGGCTGGGAACCAGGACGTCATTCTGCCAGTCCCT GCCTTCAATGTGATCAATGGCGGTTCCCACGCTGGTAACAAGCTGGCCATGCAGGAGTTCATGATCCTCCCTGTTGGGGCTGAGAGCTTCAAGGAAGCCATGCGCATTGGCGCTGAGGTGTACCACAACCTGAAGAACGTCATTAAGGAGAAGTATGGGAAAGATGCTACCAACGTGGGCGACGAGGGTGGCTTTGCACCCAACATCTTGGAGAACAAAGAAG CTCTGGAGCTGCTCAAGACTGCCATCAGCAAGGCTGGCTACACTGACAAGATTGTCATTGGGATGGACGTGGCGGCTTCCGAATTCTATCGTGATGGGAAATACGACCTGGACTTCAAGTCTCCTGATGACCCCAGCAGATACATCACTCCTGACCAGCTGGCTGACCTCTATAAGGGTTTTGTCAAGAATTACCCAT TGGTTTCCATTGAAGACCCATTTGACCAAGACGACTGGGCTGCTTGGAAGAAGTTCACCGCCAGCGCAGGCATCCAGGTTGTCGGTGACGACCTGACGGTTACCAACCCGAAGCGCATTGCCAAAGCCGTGGAAGAGAAGTCTTGCAACTGTCTGCTGCTGAAAGTGAACCAGATTGGCTCTGTCACAGAGTCGCTCCAGGC CTGCAAGCTTGCCCAGTCCAATGGCTGGGGCGTGATGGTGAGCCATCGCTCTGGGGAGACTGAAGACACCTTCATTGCTGACCTGGTGGTTGGGCTGTGCACTGGACAG ATCAAGACTGGTGCTCCCTGTCGGTCTGAACGTCTAGCCAAATATAACCAGCTTCTGAG GATTGAAGAGGAGCTGGGGAACAAGGCCCGTTTTGCCGGCAGAAACTTCAGGAACCCTCGCGTCAACTAA
- the ENO1 gene encoding alpha-enolase isoform X2: protein MSILRIHAREIFDSRGNPTVEVDLHTSKGLFRAAVPSGASTGIYEALELRDNDKTRFLGKGVSRAVKYVNEFLAPALCTQNISVVEQEKIDKLMLDMDGSENKSKFGANAILGVSLAVCKAGAAEKGVPLYRHIADLAGNQDVILPVPAFNVINGGSHAGNKLAMQEFMILPVGAESFKEAMRIGAEVYHNLKNVIKEKYGKDATNVGDEGGFAPNILENKEALELLKTAISKAGYTDKIVIGMDVAASEFYRDGKYDLDFKSPDDPSRYITPDQLADLYKGFVKNYPLVSIEDPFDQDDWAAWKKFTASAGIQVVGDDLTVTNPKRIAKAVEEKSCNCLLLKVNQIGSVTESLQACKLAQSNGWGVMVSHRSGETEDTFIADLVVGLCTGQIKTGAPCRSERLAKYNQLLRIEEELGNKARFAGRNFRNPRVN from the exons ATGTCCATTCTCAGGATCCATGCTCGCGAAATCTTTGACTCCCGTGGGAACCCCACTGTTGAGGTAGACCTGCACACCAGCAAAG gtCTCTTCAGAGCTGCTGTTCCAAGCGGAGCTTCGACTGGGATCTATGAAGCCCTGGAACTGCGCGACAATGACAAGACTCGTTTCCTGGGGAAAG GCGTCTCCCGAGCAGTTAAATATGTTAACGAATTCCTGGCGCCGGCACTGTGTACTCAG AACATCAGTGTTGTGGAGCAGGAGAAGATCGACAAGCTGATGCTGGATATGGACGGGTCAGAGAACAAGT CCAAGTTTGGtgcaaatgcaattctgggcgTCTCCCTGGCTGTCTGCAAGGCTGGTGCTGCTGAGAAGGGGGTCCCCTTGTACCGCCACATTGCTGATCTGGCTGGGAACCAGGACGTCATTCTGCCAGTCCCT GCCTTCAATGTGATCAATGGCGGTTCCCACGCTGGTAACAAGCTGGCCATGCAGGAGTTCATGATCCTCCCTGTTGGGGCTGAGAGCTTCAAGGAAGCCATGCGCATTGGCGCTGAGGTGTACCACAACCTGAAGAACGTCATTAAGGAGAAGTATGGGAAAGATGCTACCAACGTGGGCGACGAGGGTGGCTTTGCACCCAACATCTTGGAGAACAAAGAAG CTCTGGAGCTGCTCAAGACTGCCATCAGCAAGGCTGGCTACACTGACAAGATTGTCATTGGGATGGACGTGGCGGCTTCCGAATTCTATCGTGATGGGAAATACGACCTGGACTTCAAGTCTCCTGATGACCCCAGCAGATACATCACTCCTGACCAGCTGGCTGACCTCTATAAGGGTTTTGTCAAGAATTACCCAT TGGTTTCCATTGAAGACCCATTTGACCAAGACGACTGGGCTGCTTGGAAGAAGTTCACCGCCAGCGCAGGCATCCAGGTTGTCGGTGACGACCTGACGGTTACCAACCCGAAGCGCATTGCCAAAGCCGTGGAAGAGAAGTCTTGCAACTGTCTGCTGCTGAAAGTGAACCAGATTGGCTCTGTCACAGAGTCGCTCCAGGC CTGCAAGCTTGCCCAGTCCAATGGCTGGGGCGTGATGGTGAGCCATCGCTCTGGGGAGACTGAAGACACCTTCATTGCTGACCTGGTGGTTGGGCTGTGCACTGGACAG ATCAAGACTGGTGCTCCCTGTCGGTCTGAACGTCTAGCCAAATATAACCAGCTTCTGAG GATTGAAGAGGAGCTGGGGAACAAGGCCCGTTTTGCCGGCAGAAACTTCAGGAACCCTCGCGTCAACTAA